A single region of the Patescibacteria group bacterium genome encodes:
- a CDS encoding DUF3883 domain-containing protein, with protein MDLESYKKLVEELDDKIGKKRNSIRILFFIALFIVLFILANKYSWAETLGWKFALAFIYTCYPGFMLWAPWDFNWILQYFKSYRELLQKIKSYKEEIKKIEETNKVVKNKEGIEKLERLRTVYSEIFNRRISVESLEEYEEFISIDKDLSTNNYYFDYETRRKYELLHKYSKQLQERIINFNQDKRIGVVKTFIGIKNENISNESDVKINFNAEQKVRLVNIESFKNKYKQYKIRDGKEDWRSGRKIKIDYLKKNLQNINLGLQGELIVLDWERDNLIQCGLNNLAEKVRHISQELGDGVGFDILSYDENGNEKFIEVKTTKSGMNTQFYYSEGELNFINNTQNYYLYRLNLENEDEAELTIISKDEFLNKFEVLPYQYSVKFKNE; from the coding sequence ATGGATTTAGAAAGCTATAAGAAATTAGTTGAGGAATTAGATGATAAAATTGGGAAAAAAAGAAATTCGATTAGAATATTATTTTTCATTGCTTTATTCATAGTTTTGTTTATTTTAGCTAATAAATATTCTTGGGCTGAAACTTTGGGCTGGAAGTTTGCATTAGCTTTTATTTATACTTGCTATCCAGGCTTTATGCTATGGGCTCCATGGGATTTTAACTGGATTTTGCAGTATTTTAAAAGCTATAGGGAATTATTGCAAAAAATAAAAAGTTATAAGGAGGAAATAAAAAAAATAGAAGAAACAAATAAAGTAGTGAAAAATAAGGAAGGGATTGAGAAGCTTGAAAGATTGAGAACTGTTTATTCAGAAATTTTTAATAGAAGAATAAGCGTTGAATCTTTGGAAGAATATGAGGAGTTTATTAGTATTGATAAAGATTTGTCAACCAATAATTATTACTTTGATTATGAGACTCGTAGGAAATATGAATTACTGCACAAATATTCAAAACAATTACAAGAAAGAATAATAAATTTTAATCAAGATAAAAGAATCGGGGTGGTAAAAACGTTTATTGGTATAAAAAATGAAAATATTTCTAATGAATCTGATGTAAAAATAAATTTTAATGCTGAACAAAAAGTAAGATTAGTAAATATTGAAAGTTTTAAAAATAAATATAAGCAGTATAAGATTCGAGACGGAAAAGAGGATTGGAGGTCTGGTAGAAAGATCAAAATTGATTATTTAAAGAAAAATTTGCAAAACATTAATCTTGGGTTACAAGGCGAATTAATTGTATTGGATTGGGAGAGAGATAATCTAATTCAATGCGGTCTTAACAATTTAGCTGAAAAAGTTCGGCACATATCGCAAGAGCTTGGAGACGGAGTAGGATTCGACATACTTTCTTATGACGAAAATGGTAACGAAAAATTTATAGAAGTAAAAACTACAAAAAGTGGCATGAATACTCAGTTTTATTATTCTGAAGGTGAATTGAATTTTATTAATAATACACAAAATTATTATTTATATCGTTTGAATTTAGAAAATGAGGATGAAGCGGAATTGACGATTATTAGTAAGGACGAATTTTTGAATAAGTTTGAAGTTTTACCTTATCAATATAGTGTTAAATTTAAAAATGAATGA
- the dusB gene encoding tRNA dihydrouridine synthase DusB, with the protein MKKNFWNNLKKPIIALAPMAGITDSSFRQICKKFGADVVYSEMISVDGLNYLSAKTFELLKFEQKEKPIVIQLFGSKPEFFAKAAQVVQEVGADGVDINFGCPAPKVFKCGGGASLMKDLDLCYEIIKATCSAVKIPVSIKIRSSVGKVTALDLVKKIKNLPVAAIMVHGRRYEQVFSGEVDLAMIKKVKENFRNIVLGNGGIINPHKAKELLVQTKVDGLGLAQGILGKPWLFKQIKDYLKTGKFKEIKLAQIKKVALEHAALNYKLKGKQGILEMRKHLAWYFKGFSGAHDLRQKLIQVNSLKEVKDILGNL; encoded by the coding sequence ATGAAAAAGAATTTCTGGAACAATTTAAAAAAGCCGATTATTGCTTTGGCGCCAATGGCGGGAATTACTGATTCTTCTTTTCGGCAGATTTGTAAAAAGTTTGGCGCAGACGTAGTATATTCGGAAATGATTTCCGTTGACGGCTTGAATTATTTGTCAGCAAAAACTTTTGAATTGCTTAAATTTGAGCAAAAAGAAAAGCCAATCGTTATTCAGCTATTTGGTTCTAAACCTGAATTTTTCGCCAAAGCAGCCCAAGTAGTGCAGGAAGTCGGAGCTGACGGGGTGGATATTAATTTTGGCTGTCCGGCGCCCAAGGTTTTTAAATGCGGCGGGGGAGCGAGCTTAATGAAAGATTTGGATTTATGTTATGAAATTATTAAGGCAACTTGTTCTGCGGTTAAAATTCCGGTTTCCATAAAAATTAGAAGTTCAGTTGGCAAAGTCACGGCTTTGGATTTGGTTAAAAAGATTAAGAACTTACCAGTAGCAGCGATTATGGTTCATGGACGGCGTTATGAGCAAGTTTTTAGCGGGGAAGTTGATTTGGCTATGATCAAGAAAGTAAAAGAAAATTTCAGGAACATTGTTTTGGGTAATGGGGGAATTATAAATCCACACAAGGCCAAAGAACTGTTGGTTCAGACCAAAGTTGATGGTCTTGGTTTGGCTCAAGGTATTTTGGGTAAACCCTGGCTGTTTAAGCAAATTAAGGATTATTTAAAAACTGGCAAGTTTAAGGAAATTAAATTAGCTCAAATAAAAAAAGTCGCTTTGGAACACGCGGCTTTGAATTATAAATTAAAAGGCAAACAAGGGATTTTGGAAATGCGCAAGCATTTGGCTTGGTATTTCAAAGGTTTTAGCGGAGCCCATGATTTACGGCAAAAATTAATTCAGGTAAATAGTTTAAAAGAAGTCAAAGACATTTTAGGCAATCTTTAA
- the cysS gene encoding cysteine--tRNA ligase, whose protein sequence is MIKLYNTYSKKIEEFKALNDKKVSMYTCGVTVYDYDHLGHAWTYTYADLLRRMFEYNGYKVKQALNITDVGHLTSDADTGEDKLEKKAREQGKTAWEIAEFFTKVYLDNRQKLNLEKPEIICKATDHIKEMIKLVQVLLDKGYAYEISDGIYFDTSKFKDYGKLSGNTLASLMEGARVEINPEKKNPTDFAVWKFSSQSQKRQMEWQAFGHKGFPGWHIECSAMSMAYLGPSLDVHTGGEDNIFPHHECEIAQSESSTGQKFVDYWFHTRFLLIEGQKMSKSLKNFFTIKDLEAKGFSALDLRYLFLTAHYRSQLNFTWPSLEAAKTARQKMNDFVLSIKVKGKVNKEYKEKFTEKINNDLDLPGALAIAWLMIKNNNISAEDKKATLLDFDKVLGLNLAKVKKEKINITKDVEKLVKQREIARKKKDFKKSDELRDKIEGFGYLVEDTADGSLVKKK, encoded by the coding sequence ATGATAAAGCTATACAATACTTACTCTAAAAAAATTGAAGAATTTAAAGCCCTAAATGACAAAAAGGTGAGCATGTACACTTGTGGCGTGACTGTTTATGATTATGATCACCTTGGCCATGCCTGGACTTATACTTACGCAGATTTATTGCGCCGGATGTTTGAATATAATGGCTATAAAGTAAAACAAGCCTTGAATATCACAGATGTCGGGCATTTAACCAGTGATGCTGATACTGGCGAGGACAAGCTGGAGAAAAAAGCCCGCGAACAGGGCAAAACAGCCTGGGAAATTGCAGAATTTTTTACTAAAGTTTACTTAGACAATCGCCAGAAATTAAATCTGGAAAAACCAGAGATTATTTGCAAGGCCACAGATCATATCAAAGAAATGATTAAATTAGTCCAGGTTTTGCTGGATAAGGGTTATGCTTATGAAATCAGCGACGGCATATATTTTGATACTTCAAAATTTAAAGATTATGGCAAATTATCAGGCAATACCTTGGCCAGTTTAATGGAAGGAGCCAGAGTTGAAATCAACCCAGAAAAGAAAAACCCGACTGATTTTGCTGTCTGGAAATTCTCATCTCAGAGCCAAAAACGCCAGATGGAATGGCAGGCTTTTGGGCATAAAGGTTTTCCAGGCTGGCATATAGAATGTTCTGCCATGAGCATGGCTTATTTAGGCCCATCTTTAGATGTGCACACTGGCGGTGAAGATAATATCTTTCCCCATCATGAATGCGAAATTGCCCAGTCAGAAAGCTCAACTGGCCAGAAATTTGTGGACTATTGGTTTCATACCAGATTTTTATTAATTGAAGGCCAGAAAATGTCCAAATCCTTAAAGAATTTTTTTACGATTAAGGATCTTGAAGCTAAAGGTTTTTCTGCTTTGGATTTGCGCTATTTATTTTTAACTGCTCATTACCGCTCCCAGCTGAATTTTACCTGGCCAAGTTTAGAAGCAGCCAAAACCGCGCGCCAGAAAATGAATGATTTTGTTTTGAGCATTAAAGTTAAAGGCAAAGTTAATAAAGAATACAAGGAAAAATTTACTGAAAAAATTAATAATGATTTGGATTTGCCAGGGGCTTTAGCCATTGCCTGGCTAATGATTAAAAATAATAATATCAGCGCCGAAGATAAAAAAGCGACTCTGCTTGATTTTGATAAAGTCCTGGGCTTGAATTTAGCCAAAGTGAAAAAAGAAAAAATTAATATTACCAAGGATGTTGAGAAATTGGTTAAGCAAAGGGAAATTGCGCGCAAAAAGAAAGATTTTAAAAAATCCGATGAATTAAGAGATAAAATTGAAGGTTTTGGTTATTTGGTTGAGGATACCGCCGATGGTTCATTAGTTAAGAAAAAGTAA
- a CDS encoding magnesium transporter CorA family protein, with translation MPQTQIINGSKSSWINILNASEKEISNLKKKYKFDQLDLDDSYSHKHAQRPKLNVRPNYYFLVLLFPVYNRRTREITPAEIDIYLAKNDLITIHYNQLQPLRDLFDACLTAKATREKYLNNSPAMLLYEILDRIYVSIFPMLDHISLDISNIEKNIFAGKEREMVSEILVVKRNIVYFRKIMQVHRVVLQKLVKQEMNLFNGQAAKIQSYYNDLIDHTQNIWDLLENYQQTINALEDTNSSLVTFKLNDIMRTLTIFSVIVFPLTLMAAIFGMNVNHMPIAGSYLDFWKILSLMLFFSLMMYFYFRGKKWI, from the coding sequence ATGCCTCAAACCCAAATAATCAATGGCTCAAAATCAAGCTGGATTAACATCCTTAATGCTTCAGAAAAAGAAATCTCAAATTTAAAGAAAAAATATAAATTTGACCAGCTTGATCTGGATGATTCATATTCTCATAAACATGCCCAAAGGCCGAAACTAAACGTCAGGCCAAATTATTACTTTTTGGTTTTACTTTTTCCGGTTTATAATCGCAGAACAAGAGAGATAACGCCAGCTGAGATTGATATTTATTTGGCTAAAAATGATCTAATCACCATTCATTATAACCAGCTTCAGCCGCTGCGAGATCTTTTTGATGCCTGCCTGACTGCCAAGGCAACCAGAGAAAAATATCTGAATAATTCGCCGGCCATGCTGCTTTATGAGATTCTGGATCGCATTTATGTTTCCATTTTCCCCATGCTTGATCATATCAGCCTGGACATTAGCAATATTGAAAAAAACATCTTTGCCGGCAAAGAGCGCGAAATGGTCAGTGAAATTTTAGTAGTTAAAAGAAATATTGTTTATTTCCGCAAAATCATGCAAGTCCACCGGGTAGTTTTACAAAAATTGGTAAAGCAGGAAATGAATCTATTCAATGGCCAGGCGGCCAAGATACAATCTTATTACAATGATTTGATTGACCATACCCAGAATATCTGGGACTTACTGGAAAATTATCAACAAACGATTAATGCTTTGGAAGATACTAATAGCTCCTTAGTTACTTTTAAATTAAATGACATCATGAGAACCCTGACTATTTTTTCAGTAATTGTTTTTCCCCTGACTTTAATGGCGGCAATTTTTGGCATGAATGTCAACCATATGCCCATTGCCGGCTCATATCTGGATTTTTGGAAAATATTAAGCTTAATGCTCTTTTTCTCTCTTATGATGTATTTCTATTTTAGAGGTAAAAAATGGATTTAA
- a CDS encoding type IV secretion system DNA-binding domain-containing protein produces the protein MDNFFIQLANFEISGPKLYILLGLVIFVGVLILWLLFFLIKKILKKILKNSASFKQAVLLIQVPKYEIVETGERTQPKTQEDLAEKIATMEAFFANIAGLPAQKGLKYEFINRTDHLSLEIVLKDGLIYFYAVVPQNWKDFIEQQIMAQFPKAFVAEVEDYNIFSPQGVIAGSMLKFRKEYIYPIKTYRKLETDSLNALTGALSKLDKNSGAAIQVVLRSANPKWHRWGRQAASIAHQGKKVSEAISEAGGSFFSLDKILKFFQGWSSPPKPVAGQEPLKPYQLSSLEEEILKGIEEKSAKGGLEANIRVIVSAENQEKANMYLENILNSFGQFNIYEYGNAFKRYSPNKNKLIKDFIFREFDDKAKMIMNTEEITSVYHFPLGHTETPNIIWLQARKAAPPAELPSEGLLIGYNDFRGINREIRLTDDDRRRHVYIIGQTGTGKSQLQINMIIQDIANGKGVCFIDPHGDTIDTIMQYIPKERAEDVILFDPSDTQRPMALNMMEFENPEQKTMVINEMMNVFDKLYDLKTTGGPIFEQYMRNTMLLNMEDPESGSTLLEVSKVLSDEDFRKYKLSKTKTQVVKDFWEKEAEKAGGEAALANMVPYITSKLTSFIANDVMRPIIAQQKSAFSFRKAMDEQKIIMVKLSKGLLGEINANLLGMVIVGKILLAALSRVDQPEASRKDFYLYIDEFQNFLTEGIQVILSEARKYRLCLTIAHQFIGQLVKNNDTRFKDAIFGNVGSKVAFRVGVEDAEIFAKEFAPVFNQYDVMNVPNLNGFIKPLILGKVVPPFSFQLMPFETRPKANPELAQAIKELSRLKYGRDRNIVEAEIIERTKKTVAKEENEDIFA, from the coding sequence ATGGATAATTTTTTCATTCAATTAGCTAATTTTGAAATCAGCGGCCCTAAATTATACATCCTTTTAGGCTTAGTTATATTTGTCGGTGTTTTGATCCTGTGGCTGCTGTTTTTTTTAATTAAAAAAATATTAAAGAAAATTTTAAAAAATTCAGCCAGCTTTAAGCAGGCAGTACTTTTAATCCAGGTGCCAAAATATGAAATCGTGGAAACAGGCGAGCGGACTCAGCCAAAAACCCAGGAAGATTTAGCAGAAAAGATTGCGACCATGGAAGCCTTTTTTGCCAATATCGCAGGTTTGCCGGCGCAGAAAGGCTTGAAATACGAATTTATTAACCGCACTGATCATTTATCTTTGGAAATAGTTTTGAAAGATGGCTTGATTTATTTTTATGCGGTGGTGCCGCAAAATTGGAAAGATTTTATTGAACAGCAGATAATGGCCCAGTTCCCCAAGGCTTTTGTGGCAGAAGTAGAAGATTATAATATTTTTAGCCCGCAGGGCGTGATAGCCGGCTCTATGCTCAAATTCAGGAAAGAATATATTTACCCTATTAAAACTTATAGAAAATTGGAAACAGATTCTTTGAATGCTTTAACCGGCGCCTTAAGCAAACTGGATAAAAATTCAGGCGCGGCTATTCAGGTCGTGCTCAGATCAGCCAACCCCAAATGGCATAGGTGGGGTCGCCAGGCTGCTTCAATCGCGCATCAGGGCAAAAAAGTCAGCGAAGCAATCTCAGAAGCAGGGGGCAGTTTTTTCTCACTAGATAAAATCTTAAAGTTTTTTCAGGGCTGGAGCAGTCCGCCAAAACCTGTGGCAGGTCAGGAGCCGCTCAAACCTTACCAGTTGTCTTCCCTGGAAGAGGAAATTCTGAAAGGCATTGAAGAAAAATCAGCCAAGGGCGGCTTGGAAGCAAACATCAGGGTCATTGTCTCCGCAGAAAATCAAGAAAAGGCGAATATGTATCTGGAAAATATTTTAAATAGTTTCGGCCAGTTTAATATTTATGAATACGGCAATGCTTTTAAAAGATATTCACCGAATAAAAATAAATTAATCAAAGATTTTATTTTTCGTGAGTTTGATGATAAAGCTAAGATGATCATGAATACAGAAGAGATCACCTCTGTTTATCATTTTCCTTTGGGTCACACTGAAACGCCGAATATCATCTGGTTGCAGGCCAGAAAAGCTGCTCCGCCGGCTGAATTGCCCAGCGAAGGACTTTTAATCGGCTATAATGATTTTCGCGGCATAAATAGAGAAATACGCTTAACAGATGATGATCGCCGCCGCCATGTTTATATTATAGGTCAAACTGGTACTGGTAAATCGCAGTTGCAAATTAATATGATCATCCAGGATATTGCTAATGGCAAAGGCGTTTGTTTCATTGATCCTCATGGTGATACAATTGACACGATCATGCAATATATCCCCAAAGAAAGGGCTGAAGATGTAATTCTTTTTGATCCTTCAGATACGCAAAGGCCAATGGCTTTAAATATGATGGAATTTGAAAATCCTGAACAAAAGACAATGGTGATAAATGAAATGATGAATGTCTTTGATAAATTGTATGATTTAAAAACAACCGGCGGTCCGATTTTTGAACAGTATATGAGAAACACCATGCTTTTAAACATGGAAGATCCTGAATCAGGCTCTACTTTGTTAGAAGTTTCCAAAGTTTTATCAGATGAAGATTTTAGAAAATATAAATTGTCCAAAACCAAAACTCAGGTAGTTAAAGATTTCTGGGAAAAAGAAGCAGAAAAGGCAGGCGGTGAAGCTGCTTTAGCTAATATGGTGCCTTATATTACTTCCAAATTAACTTCATTTATTGCCAATGACGTGATGAGGCCAATTATCGCCCAGCAAAAAAGCGCATTCAGCTTCAGAAAAGCCATGGATGAACAAAAGATTATTATGGTGAAATTGTCTAAGGGCTTGCTTGGCGAAATTAATGCTAATTTATTAGGCATGGTAATTGTGGGGAAAATCCTTTTGGCTGCTTTAAGCCGAGTAGACCAGCCTGAGGCATCAAGAAAAGATTTTTATTTATATATTGATGAGTTCCAGAATTTTTTAACTGAGGGCATTCAGGTGATTTTATCAGAAGCCAGGAAGTATAGATTGTGCTTAACGATTGCCCATCAATTTATCGGCCAATTGGTAAAGAATAATGACACGCGATTTAAAGACGCGATTTTTGGCAATGTGGGCAGCAAAGTAGCTTTCCGAGTAGGCGTGGAAGATGCGGAAATTTTTGCCAAAGAATTTGCGCCGGTTTTCAACCAATATGATGTGATGAACGTGCCGAATTTAAACGGCTTTATTAAGCCTCTGATTTTGGGCAAAGTTGTGCCGCCTTTTAGTTTTCAGCTGATGCCGTTTGAAACAAGGCCAAAAGCTAATCCTGAATTAGCCCAGGCCATTAAAGAACTTTCCCGTTTGAAATACGGCCGAGACAGAAATATTGTGGAAGCGGAAATTATTGAAAGAACAAAAAAGACAGTGGCTAAAGAAGAAAATGAGGATATCTTCGCTTAA